The stretch of DNA CTGAAACGGGCCGCAAAGGCAAAGGTTTATTTCTGCCGCTTCGCCTTGCGCTTACGGGGCGGGCTGGCGGTCCGTCTATGGGGGACATGTTGCAAATGTTGGGCCCGGATAAAGCCAAAGCGCGTCTGCGCGGAGAGGCGGCTTAGTCACGCTTTCGTGAAAGCCTGTGTTTGGCTGTCATAGGCAAATAATGGCAATTCCCATTTGTCAATTTAAAGGGGATTTTCCATGACGTCATTACGCATACCACTGTTTCTAACGCGCCTGTCTATCGTTGGCTTTTTGCTGCCATGGCAAATCATGCGTTTTACCAAGCCTGAATCTATCGCAGGCATTGCCAAAAAATATTACAACATCAGCAGCGTTCCAGAAATCGCGAGCACGATTACAGGGGTGCTAATGATGTCGCTTTTACTGGCGTTTCTTGTCGGTTTCAAAAAACGGATTAGCTACGGTCTTGTGATGGTGTTGCACGGCATCGGCACATTAATGACGCTGCCGAACCTCATTCCAGGGCTAGAGGGTTATAACCAGCTGTTCTTGGCGGCTGTGCCGACGTTCTTTGCGATGCTGCTGCTTTATTGCCTACGTGATCAAGACACATTCTTTAGTTTGAACAAGTAAATTGGCGGTTGGTCATAGAGCTCAATGGGATGAATGTGAGACCTATGACCAACCCACCGTTTTACGACAATGAGCGTGGGGTTCATTGTCAATTACACCGGATGAGTTGGGATGAATAACCGGTGACGAATTATAAATACACCAAAGGTTGTAAAAATCCAGTTAAATCGACTATAAATGCAACTCATGGTTTATAATTGGTATTTTTCCATAATAATCAAATTCTTCAAATCCAAAGTGTTCAGTCCCGCCGTAATAGACTTGTCAGTTACGCTGGTCCCGCATAGCTGCTACGTCCGGACCTATCCCCTTTGGTATGGACTTCTCTTAGCGCCCCGGTTCTGCCGGTGGCGCTTTTTTTTGGCTTAAGCTCGTCCTGTGGTTTTATTTGCGGGGCCGCTTTGACCACAAGCTTTGGGCCAAAATTCGCCAGATAGGATCAAACACCAAAATCATGATAACCACAGCAAGGCCCAAACCCCAATGCGCGTCTTTGATATAAAGCCAGATAAACAACCCCAGCATGAGCGGGTAAAAGGCCAGCGCATGAAACATCCGCCAAAGGGCTGTTAGCGCTGCTTTCATTCTTATTCTGCCTCTAAGTCTCTAGGCAAAACCATATCAACAACGCGCCAGCTTTGTGGGTCATGCCACGGGGCTTTGCCGATACGTTTGAAGACAGCACAGGCACCCGTCGGGAAACGGTGATAATGGCCTGTAATCAGATTGTAAAGCTCTGCCATGCCGGGGTTATGGGCCATTATCATCAACCGCCCCCCAGGCTCGCTCTCTCGCTGCATGATCGTCAGCATCGTATTGGCACTGGCGTGATAAAGGGCGGGGTTGTGATGGACGGTCTGCGCACCAGGGATGATGCGGATAAGGCGTTTTGCTGTCTCTAAGGTGCGCGCCGCATCAGAGCTCCAGATAACGTCAGGCGCATATCCGCGCGCAACAAGGGTGCGGGCCACCAACCCACTTGCACGCCGACCGCGCTTATTTAATGGCCGCTCATGATCGCTAAGGCCGCTATCATCCCATGATGATTTTGCATGACGCATTAATAATAGGTGGCTGGCCACAGTTATTCCTTAACTGGCGTGACGGGACTCTCAATGATATCGATCACCTCTAAGTCATCAAGACGTTTGACACGCGTCGGTAATTTACCTGTCGCGATAAGGCTCTGTACGCGTGCGCGCGCATTAATCCGTAAATCTTCAAAAAACAGATTGGACGGCAATGTCCAGAACCGTGCGCCAAGGCCCAAGGGGCGACGCAGGGCTTTGCTGCGCGGCTTTCCAACTTGAAGGAGGCCGTCCTGACATTCGGCCCAACTTTGACGCGGTAACGGTGGGGGCAGGCGGTCAGGCTCTATGCCCTCTGCGGCCATACCGCCTTTATGCTCTGTAGCATCGACTTTTTGGCCGTTTACTGTCCAAGATAACGGATTAGTGCAAAGTAAGGGCTGGCGAGCCGTTTTCTCAAAATTTCGCCCGTTGTGATAGAGTGCATTGGTGGCAAACCGTTTGGCGTTCGCTTTATCGCCCGGCATGAACGCCCCATAAGCGACCACACAGCCGTAATCAGTAGCAGAGCCGCAGGGCTTTAGATGGGAAAGGCTACTGTCAAATAATGACATCGGAACGGGATGATCGATAATATAGGCCACCGCTAGACGGTCTTTTAATGGTCCGTTGAAGTAATCAGACAAAAGACGTGTAACGTGATCTGCGCCTTGGCCATGACCAGCAAGGATGATGGGGCGTTCTGGCGGACTGCTAGACAGGAAAACCTCAAAGGCGCGGCGAATATCTTTATAGGCAAAATCACGGGCGCGCTGGGCGTCCTCTCGGTTCGTCATATAGCTATACATGGCGGCGTGGCGGTAATAGGGCGCAAAGAGGCGGCCAGCATAACCGTAAGGCGCGACGTAGTTAGGTCGCACGATCCGTTGTAATCGTTCGCGGCGACGGTCGACGTCAACAGGCAAAACCCAATGCTTGCCGCCGCGGTAAACGCCCGGCACCACAATGAAGGCATCGGCGGGGGCGTCTGCGTCATAAACATCGGCAGATAGATCAGGAATAGCGAGCCATGATGTTGGGTCCGCATAGTCAGGGGCCACAGGTTTGTCATAGGTTTGAAAGGGAACGCCAGGGTCTTGCAAGGACTGAAAGATATCATTGCGGTAAAAAAACAGGCCCAAAGCAATCAAGACAATCAGGCCAGCCATAGTCGCGACTATTTTTTTACCCTCGCCAAAGCTGAAATTTGCCATATCAAAACCTTTAACTACGCCCTATAGACCTATACATATTTGGTGCGCGGTCATAGGGGCCGTCAAAGATATAACTGTATTTTAATGGACGCAAGATGAGCCAGGCCGAAGACCAAAATGCCCCATTGGGCCAGACCTCCGAAGAGGTTAAAAAGACAGGCTTTGTGCGCCATATCCGCAATAAGTTTCTGACCGGTATCGTCGTCTCACTACCCATACTTGTAACGATATTAGGTATTTCCGCAATCGTAGGTTGGTTTGACGAAAAGGTTTTGGGGCTTGTCCCCGCGCGCTACAAAGGCATTCCGTGGGTGGATATGGTTCTCTCTATTCCAGGGTTAGGACTGATTGTTGTCTTTCTTGGTCTGATTATTTTAGGTATTTTGGCGTCCAATATTATTGGCACGTCTATCTTAAAGGCGGGTGAGCGAATTCTTGCGCGTGTGCCTGTGGTCAGCAACGTCTATAATTTCATGAAACAGATCGTCACGACAATCGCCCAGCAGGGCGAACGGTCTTTTAAAGAGGTGTGCTTGATTGAATATCCACGCCCCGGTCTATGGGCCGTGGCTTTTGTGACGTCAGATTTACAGGGCGCTCCAAAACGTCAATTGGGCGAGGGCTATGTTTGTGTCTTTGTGCCGACGACACCAAATCCGACATCTGGTTTTTTATTGTTTGTCAAACGCGAAGACATGAAAGTCCTTGATATGACACCCGAAGAAGGCGCGAAAATGATTATATCCGGCGGGATGGTGACCTCTAACGAAGAGGTGATTGTTGCTCCTAAATCAGCGCGCAAGAAAGTGGGTCTGGACTAAGACTTCAGCTTTGTAAGCGGCGCCATCCATCCGCACCAAGGATTTCGCAGGGTTGGAACCGTGATTTATAATCCATCTTTGGGCTGCCTTCGACCCAATATCCTAGATACAGGTTTGGTTGACCTAAAGCGACGCAGCGCTTGATGTGATCCAGTATCATGAAATTTCCCATGCTACGATTGGTTATATCAGTGTCAAAAAAGCTGTAGACCATTGACAGACCGTCTTGCAGCACATCAATCAAAGCACAGGCGACAAGGCGTGCGTCAGCGTCGCGGTATTCCACAATTTCAGTATCAGAGGCGCATTGTTCGACCATCATCTCATAGCGGTAAAAATCCATATCTGACATGCCGCCGCCTTCGTGGCGTGTGTTTAGATATTGATGCAAAAGTGCAAATTGCTCGCGTGTCGCCAAGGGCTCTACGACTTCGCGGGATAGATCTTTGTTACGGTTTAATGTGCGGCGAAAGGATTTTGACGGCGTGAAGCCGGGCGTGTAAATGCGCAACGATTTACACTCGCGGCAGGCTTCGCAGGCGGGACGATAAATAACATTTTGCGAACGGCGAAACCCTGCATGGGTCAGGTAGTTATTTAAATGCGGCCCTGACAGCGGGTCCAGCTGCGTGAAAATCTTACGTTCCATACGGTCGGGCAGATAAGGGCAGGGCGAGGGTATCGTCAGGTAAAACTGCAATCTTTGTGGATCAAACGGCCGGGTCATAAAGGTTTTATATCACGCAAATTCAAAGAGGCTATTAACAATTTACACGCCGTAAAGCGGGGGTATTATCAGGCTGAAACTGACCCAAATCAGCAGCATAAGCGGAACGCCAAAACGCACGAAATCTTTAAATTTATATCGTCCTGGTCCCATAACGAGCAGATTGGTCTGATAAGCAATGGGCGTTGCAAAAGAACAATTAGCCGCAAATATAACGGTCAATACGAGCACCGTTGGGTCAATCCCCGTTTGCGCGCTGATTGATAAGGCAATAGGCGCAAAGAGTAACGCCGTTGCCGCATTGGAAATGATATTCGTCATAATGGCTATGACAAGGAATAGCGCGGCGATTAGGATTTGATTGCCAAAGGGCGCAAAGAGGGACACGGTCTGCTCCGCAATGAAAGCGGCCCCCCCCGTGCGCTCCAGCGCTAGTCCCATGGCAAAGGCTGCGCCGATAAGCACGAATATCCGAAAATCTAAGGCCCGCGCGGCTTGGCGAATATTCAGGCAGCCCGTAGCGATCATGGCCAGCGCCCCGCAAAGGGCGGCAATTTCAATCGGGAGTGCACTCGATGCTGCCAGCAAAACTGTCGCGAAAAATATCATGCGCGCAATAATACTTTTACGAACATCGGGTAATTCCGTGGTCGCCCAATCCATCAATAGCACATCACGATTTGTGCGCAGCTGCCGTGTTTCCGCCTCGTAACCAAAAAGCAGCAGCACATCACCCGCCTCTAGGCGGATATCAAGCATGGACGTGCGTATCATGCGTGAGCGGCGCTGGATACCGAGCACAAGGCAGCCTGTCTGGCGGCGAAATCCAACTTGTTCAATCGTGCGACCAATCATGCGAGAGCCGGGCGCGACCACGGCTTCGGAGATAACAATCGCATCAGAGTTTTCTTCCGCGCGGCCTTCTTCGTGAAACCCAGCAATGCTGAGCATCCCTTTAAGGTAATGCGGATTGGACGATAAGAGGCTGGACAATGAGTCGCGTGTCGCCGCAACAATCAAGATGTCGTCAGTTTGCAATTCCACATCAAAAGGCGGCAAAAACGCATGCTCGCCGCGCTGTATCATGCGAACTGTCACATTTTTGAGGCGGGGGTATAATCCGGCGATGGGGGCCACACCGCGCAGAGGGTGCTCAGGTGTCACGCGAATTTGCGCAATATACTGCCGCCCAGATTCGCTCACTTCTTCCTCTAGCGTGGCCCGATTAGGCAGTAATATTGGGGCGGCAAAGATGATGTAAATCGTACCAATCACCGCCATGATAAGGCCTGGGCCTGTCTGGGTAAAAAAGTCCAGACCGTTGCCCGTTGCTCGCTTTAGCACATCATTGACCAGCAAGTTGGTGGATGACCCAATCAAGGTCGTCATACCCGCCAAAATACAGATAAAAGACAATGGCATCAGGTAACGCGACGCCGCCGTGCGCGTGCGTGCCGCCATAGCGGTTAGAACGGGGATAAACATCACCACAACGGGGGTGTTATTCATGAACATGGATACGACAAAGGCTATGGCAAAAACAAAACCCATCGTGCTGCGCGGACGTTTTACTAGCGCGTTATTAATGCGAATGATCGGACCTTCTAAGGCGCCTGTGTGGAACATGCCTTGGCCTACCACCAATAATGCCATAATCGCAATCAGCGCGGGCGCGCCAAACCCTGTCAGTAGCGAGGCGCTATCCAATCCTTCAACGCCCGGGATAGGAAACAGTGTGAAAAACAAAAGCAGCGCGGTAATGATGCCAATCGATATGGCCTCGATAGAAAACCGTTCTCTGAAATATAAAACCACAGCCACAGCGACAATCGCCATGGTGGCCCACATTTGCCATGTTATTACGACGTCGGTCGGTGTCATTGCCAAAAGCCCTATCTCTTGGCAAAAGGCTACCACGTTGAAGAATTATTGAATAGAGTTAAGATGTTAGAGCGGTAACTTTAAAGGAAGAACGATGGCAAAATGTGCATTTTTAGGGTTGGGTGTTATGGGCTATCATATGGCCGGGCATTTGTTGCGCGCTGGGCATGACGTCACCGTGTGGAACCGCACAGAGGCGAAATCTTCGCGCTGGGCCAAAGAGTTCAAAGGTCAAGCCGCAGCCAATATTGCCGATGCGGTCAAAGATGCTGATGTCGTGATGATGTGCGTTGGCGATGATAATGATGTGTATGCCGTGGCAGATCCCGCATTAGACGCAATGGCGACGGGCACGGTTTTGATTGATCATACAACGGCATCCGCGGACTGCGCGCGGAAGGTTTACGCAATGGCTGCGGATAAAGGCATCGGCTTTATCGACGCGCCGATTTCGGGCGGCGAAGCGGGAGCGGTCAATGGACAATTGACGGTTATGTGCGGCGGTGATGTCCAAATCTATGACCGCGCTGTGCCTATCATGGACGCCTATGCCAAAGCGACGAAATTGCTCGGCGGTAGTGGGGCAGGGCAGTTGACTAAAATGGTCAACCAAATCTGTATCGCAGGCATCTTGCAAGGTCTTGCTGAGGGTGTGAACTTTGCGCAAAAGGCAGGGCTCGACGTAGCAGATGTTGTCGACGCGATTGGCAAAGGGGCTGCCGCGAGTTGGCAAATGCTAAACCGGGCCGAGACCATGGCTGCGGGTGAGTATGAATTTGGCTTTGCCGTTGATTGGATGCGTAAAGACTTAGGCATAGCCATTACGGCGGCGGAGGAACTCGGCGCAGATATGACCCTGACAAAGCAAGTCGATGGATACTACGCAGAGGTGCAAGACATGGGCGGGTCGCGTTGGGATACGTCAAGCCTTATGAAAAGGCTTAAATAGCTACCTTTCATGAGCGCAAAAGCAAAAGACCAAAATGACTATCCAAAGACAGTATTTTGGTCCTTTAACGCCCCACTCAAATCTAACATAAACCTAGCATCCGTTAAGAATTGTCCTTTTTTCGTAAAATCCTTGTCATAAACGGCCATTTCGCTGATATTAATCCCTTATTGGGGACATTATGGCGTTTGCGGCAATCTATTTTTCGAGTTTGGTTGATATTATTGCCGGTGAGGGCTGGCCTAGAGATGGGCAGTTGCTGGCCTTAGGGGTGACTGAAGGTGAACTTTCTGACCCTTCGCAACGCATTGATAACAAAACTGTCGCCGATCATTTTGAACATGCCGCTCAGATCCTTGATTGTCCGCATATTGCCATTTTGATGGGCTATAAATTTCGTGTTGCCACATTTGTAGAGACAGGCTCTGTTCTGGCCTATGCTGACAGCCTTGTTCACGCGGGACGGCTGAATGCGCGCTATCAACGATTAGCAGAATCTTCGGGTATTGGATCTGTTGCCTATGAGGACGAGCAAATTTATCTACGCTGGGCTCCAAATTTTGACGATGACAATCATTACCGCCGCCTGACCGAAGTTATTTTTGCGGGTTATGTGACGACTGTGCGCTGGCTGGCATGGGTTTACCGTAAAGACTTTGTCGGGCTAAGTTTCCGTCACGAAAAACCAGACTACGCCGATAAATATTCAGAGATTTTGCAGTGCCCGGTGCAGTTTTCCCAAACGCATAATCAATTGCAATTTTATCCAGAGACTGCCGAATTAAGCTTGCCCACCAGTAATCCGCAAAAGCTGGCTATCGTCACAGAGCGGCTAGACCGTATTTTGATGGGCGCAAAAGCAGACACGGATTTAATGCGCCGCGTTAAGGCGGCCATTCGAACGGTGATAAAATCGGGACGGGTCACGCTTATTGATGTTGCGAAGCTGTTGGAGATGACAGACCGAACACTACGCCGACAGCTAAAAGAGCAAGGGGTGAGCTTTCGCGATGTTGTTGATGACGTCCGCAAGAGGCAATTTGATCGTTTGGTGCGGGACGGGCATACACTAACGCAAATAGCGCATATATTAGGGTATAACGACCAGAGCGCCTTTACGCGTGCATTTCGGCGGTGGTACGGGATGTCACCGACTCTATATTTGACGAATACCCAAGGCGATACGCAATCGCTCGGTCTATAGGCGGGTTATTGTTCTTCTTGAAGCCACTGGGCGGCGCTTGGGGCGAAATAGGTCAAGATACCGTCGCAGCCTGCGCGTTTAAAACATAGCAGACTTTCCATGATCACGCGACGCTCATCCAGCCAACCATTCTGTGCGGCGGCCATAATCATCGCGTATTCACCGCTGACCTGAAAGGCATAGGTCGGCATACAATATTCACGGCTAAGGCGACACATGATATCCAGATAGGGCATGCCAGGCTTGACCATAATCATGTCGGCGCCTTCTTCGATATCCATGGCGACTTCGCGCAGGGCCTCATCCGTATTGGCAGGGTCCATTTGATAGTTTCGTTTGTCACCCGTAAGAGCCGTGGCCGACCCGATAGCATCGCGGTATGGGCCGTAAAAACCAGAGGCATATTTGGCCGCATATGACATGATAAGAACATCTTTATGCCCTGATCTTTCTAGTGATTGCCGTATCATACCCACGCGGCCGTCCATCATATCCGACGGTGCCACAACATCGGCCCCCGCATCCGCGAGCATAAGCGCAACATCACATAGGGCATCCACAGAGGCATCATTGATAATTTGCCCGTCATGGACCAAGCCGTCGTGACCATGGTCAGTATAAGGGTCAAGCGCAGCGTCCACAATAATACCCATGTCGGGCACGGCGTCTTTTACCGCTTTGACGGCGCGGGGAACGATACCGTCTGGATTAGCGGCCTCTGAGCCGGCGGCGTCTTTATATTTTGGATTGATATGCGGGAATATCGCCATGGCTGGAATGCCAAGCGCCTTTGCGCGCTGTGCGTCTTTGACAATTTCGTCTAAATTTACGCGGTCGACACCGGGCATAGAGGGCACCGGGTCACGCGGGATGTCGCCATCACTAAGAATGCATGTCCAAATCAGATCATCAGGGCTGAGTCTGTTTTCGCGCACAAGACGGCGCGACCAGTCAGTTTTGCGAGTGCGTCGCAAGCGCGTAGCGGGAAAGGCTGCCACAATAAACTCCGTAAATTCAATTGCTTATAGCTCTATCGTGTAAAAATTTCTACTAAAATTCCTGCGGCGATTTCGCATTGGAATTTGCTGATATTTTTGCTTATATACAGATGAAATAAAGGGCGAAGCCATGACAGATAAGCGGACTATACCATATCATGCGCAGTTTAAGCGGGCCGTTGCCGCTGTGCGCGATGAAGGCCGCTATCGCGTGTTCCAAGATATTCGCCGCAAGCGTGGGGCCTTCCCGACGGCAACATGGTATCCTGACGCACAGACAGAACGTGAAATCACCGTCTGGTGCTCTAACGACTACCTTGGTATGGGCCAAAACGCCTGCGTCGTTGATGCGGTAAAACAGGCCGTCGATAGCGCAGGAACGGGTTCGGGCGGGACGCGTAATATATCGGGTACGACCCATTACCACGTCATGTTAGAGCGCGAACTTGCGCAGCTTCACGGCAAAGACGGTGCCTTGGTCATGACGTCAGGCTATGTCG from Fretibacter rubidus encodes:
- a CDS encoding histidine phosphatase family protein, whose protein sequence is MASHLLLMRHAKSSWDDSGLSDHERPLNKRGRRASGLVARTLVARGYAPDVIWSSDAARTLETAKRLIRIIPGAQTVHHNPALYHASANTMLTIMQRESEPGGRLMIMAHNPGMAELYNLITGHYHRFPTGACAVFKRIGKAPWHDPQSWRVVDMVLPRDLEAE
- a CDS encoding DUF3089 domain-containing protein, whose amino-acid sequence is MANFSFGEGKKIVATMAGLIVLIALGLFFYRNDIFQSLQDPGVPFQTYDKPVAPDYADPTSWLAIPDLSADVYDADAPADAFIVVPGVYRGGKHWVLPVDVDRRRERLQRIVRPNYVAPYGYAGRLFAPYYRHAAMYSYMTNREDAQRARDFAYKDIRRAFEVFLSSSPPERPIILAGHGQGADHVTRLLSDYFNGPLKDRLAVAYIIDHPVPMSLFDSSLSHLKPCGSATDYGCVVAYGAFMPGDKANAKRFATNALYHNGRNFEKTARQPLLCTNPLSWTVNGQKVDATEHKGGMAAEGIEPDRLPPPLPRQSWAECQDGLLQVGKPRSKALRRPLGLGARFWTLPSNLFFEDLRINARARVQSLIATGKLPTRVKRLDDLEVIDIIESPVTPVKE
- a CDS encoding DUF502 domain-containing protein, with the protein product MSQAEDQNAPLGQTSEEVKKTGFVRHIRNKFLTGIVVSLPILVTILGISAIVGWFDEKVLGLVPARYKGIPWVDMVLSIPGLGLIVVFLGLIILGILASNIIGTSILKAGERILARVPVVSNVYNFMKQIVTTIAQQGERSFKEVCLIEYPRPGLWAVAFVTSDLQGAPKRQLGEGYVCVFVPTTPNPTSGFLLFVKREDMKVLDMTPEEGAKMIISGGMVTSNEEVIVAPKSARKKVGLD
- a CDS encoding arginyltransferase; this translates as MTRPFDPQRLQFYLTIPSPCPYLPDRMERKIFTQLDPLSGPHLNNYLTHAGFRRSQNVIYRPACEACRECKSLRIYTPGFTPSKSFRRTLNRNKDLSREVVEPLATREQFALLHQYLNTRHEGGGMSDMDFYRYEMMVEQCASDTEIVEYRDADARLVACALIDVLQDGLSMVYSFFDTDITNRSMGNFMILDHIKRCVALGQPNLYLGYWVEGSPKMDYKSRFQPCEILGADGWRRLQS
- a CDS encoding SLC13 family permease, whose protein sequence is MTPTDVVITWQMWATMAIVAVAVVLYFRERFSIEAISIGIITALLLFFTLFPIPGVEGLDSASLLTGFGAPALIAIMALLVVGQGMFHTGALEGPIIRINNALVKRPRSTMGFVFAIAFVVSMFMNNTPVVVMFIPVLTAMAARTRTAASRYLMPLSFICILAGMTTLIGSSTNLLVNDVLKRATGNGLDFFTQTGPGLIMAVIGTIYIIFAAPILLPNRATLEEEVSESGRQYIAQIRVTPEHPLRGVAPIAGLYPRLKNVTVRMIQRGEHAFLPPFDVELQTDDILIVAATRDSLSSLLSSNPHYLKGMLSIAGFHEEGRAEENSDAIVISEAVVAPGSRMIGRTIEQVGFRRQTGCLVLGIQRRSRMIRTSMLDIRLEAGDVLLLFGYEAETRQLRTNRDVLLMDWATTELPDVRKSIIARMIFFATVLLAASSALPIEIAALCGALAMIATGCLNIRQAARALDFRIFVLIGAAFAMGLALERTGGAAFIAEQTVSLFAPFGNQILIAALFLVIAIMTNIISNAATALLFAPIALSISAQTGIDPTVLVLTVIFAANCSFATPIAYQTNLLVMGPGRYKFKDFVRFGVPLMLLIWVSFSLIIPPLYGV
- a CDS encoding AraC family transcriptional regulator ligand-binding domain-containing protein, translated to MAFAAIYFSSLVDIIAGEGWPRDGQLLALGVTEGELSDPSQRIDNKTVADHFEHAAQILDCPHIAILMGYKFRVATFVETGSVLAYADSLVHAGRLNARYQRLAESSGIGSVAYEDEQIYLRWAPNFDDDNHYRRLTEVIFAGYVTTVRWLAWVYRKDFVGLSFRHEKPDYADKYSEILQCPVQFSQTHNQLQFYPETAELSLPTSNPQKLAIVTERLDRILMGAKADTDLMRRVKAAIRTVIKSGRVTLIDVAKLLEMTDRTLRRQLKEQGVSFRDVVDDVRKRQFDRLVRDGHTLTQIAHILGYNDQSAFTRAFRRWYGMSPTLYLTNTQGDTQSLGL
- the hemB gene encoding porphobilinogen synthase; its protein translation is MAAFPATRLRRTRKTDWSRRLVRENRLSPDDLIWTCILSDGDIPRDPVPSMPGVDRVNLDEIVKDAQRAKALGIPAMAIFPHINPKYKDAAGSEAANPDGIVPRAVKAVKDAVPDMGIIVDAALDPYTDHGHDGLVHDGQIINDASVDALCDVALMLADAGADVVAPSDMMDGRVGMIRQSLERSGHKDVLIMSYAAKYASGFYGPYRDAIGSATALTGDKRNYQMDPANTDEALREVAMDIEEGADMIMVKPGMPYLDIMCRLSREYCMPTYAFQVSGEYAMIMAAAQNGWLDERRVIMESLLCFKRAGCDGILTYFAPSAAQWLQEEQ